A portion of the Candidatus Eremiobacteraceae bacterium genome contains these proteins:
- a CDS encoding R3H domain-containing nucleic acid-binding protein, whose amino-acid sequence MKEDLAATQSGDWELYALLDIFPPAIRQALTRLSNIHDLIEVILDLGRLPEARFPHDFCYLSQVPVVADDIAYVVGRIGAFGKDNRAGIEQTLHRISCLRNRSGKIVGLTSRVGRAVYGTIDIILDVVRAGRSILLLGKPGVGKTTMLREVARVLSSGDVRKRVVIVDTSNEIAGDGDVPHAGIGHARRMQVDAPANQHAVMIEAVENHMPEVIVIDEIGTEAEALAARTIAERGVQLIGTAHGIDLDSLMVNPTLSDLIGGIGAVTLSDEEAKRRGTRKTVLERKAPPTFDVVIEIQDRNRLAIHAPVDEVVDAMLRGHEPKPEIRVRNERGGVEVVQKAEAQTVQTRYDGNGNGHHKKNVVARSLSAPFEVEPEEDDGASETVRVFPYGVSRSKIERAVSNLRVSAQVVRHWDDADVVLTLKALERRDHGKLKAMAAQNVPIYALKTNTTSQIQSCMRDLFDLPTMDDEELALREAEEAVYQVMLHSKPVELSPQSSYIRRLQHQLAEKYDLQSRSTGAEPNRRVRVFKEALQ is encoded by the coding sequence TTGAAAGAGGACCTTGCCGCGACCCAAAGCGGCGACTGGGAACTCTACGCGCTCCTCGACATCTTCCCGCCGGCCATCCGCCAGGCGCTCACCCGACTCTCGAACATCCACGATCTCATCGAAGTCATCCTCGACCTCGGGCGGCTGCCGGAGGCGCGCTTTCCGCACGACTTCTGCTATCTGTCCCAGGTTCCGGTGGTCGCCGACGATATCGCGTACGTGGTCGGGCGCATCGGCGCGTTCGGCAAAGACAACCGGGCGGGCATCGAGCAGACGCTGCACAGGATCTCGTGCCTGCGCAACCGTTCGGGCAAGATCGTCGGCCTGACCAGCCGCGTCGGGCGCGCGGTGTACGGCACGATCGACATCATCCTTGACGTCGTGCGCGCGGGCAGATCGATCCTGCTGCTGGGCAAGCCCGGCGTCGGCAAGACGACCATGCTGCGCGAGGTGGCGCGCGTGCTCTCCTCGGGCGACGTGCGCAAGCGCGTCGTCATCGTGGACACGAGCAACGAGATCGCCGGCGACGGCGACGTGCCCCACGCCGGCATCGGCCACGCGCGCCGCATGCAGGTGGACGCGCCCGCCAATCAGCACGCGGTGATGATCGAGGCGGTCGAGAACCACATGCCCGAGGTCATCGTGATCGACGAGATCGGCACCGAGGCGGAGGCGCTGGCCGCGCGCACCATCGCCGAGCGCGGCGTGCAGCTCATCGGCACCGCGCACGGCATCGATCTCGACAGCCTGATGGTCAACCCGACGCTGTCGGACCTCATCGGCGGCATCGGCGCGGTCACGCTCTCCGATGAAGAAGCCAAACGCCGCGGCACGCGCAAGACCGTGCTGGAACGCAAAGCGCCGCCCACGTTCGACGTGGTCATCGAGATCCAGGACCGCAACCGCCTCGCGATCCACGCCCCGGTGGATGAAGTCGTCGATGCGATGCTGCGCGGCCACGAACCCAAACCGGAGATCCGCGTCCGCAACGAGCGCGGCGGCGTGGAAGTGGTGCAAAAGGCCGAAGCGCAGACCGTGCAGACGCGGTACGACGGCAACGGAAATGGCCATCATAAGAAAAATGTAGTGGCGCGCTCTTTGAGCGCGCCTTTTGAGGTGGAACCCGAAGAGGACGACGGCGCCAGCGAGACCGTGCGGGTCTTCCCCTACGGCGTGAGCCGTTCGAAGATCGAGCGCGCGGTCTCCAATCTGCGCGTGTCCGCTCAAGTCGTGCGCCACTGGGACGATGCCGACGTCGTCCTCACACTCAAAGCGCTCGAGCGGCGCGACCACGGCAAACTCAAAGCGATGGCGGCGCAGAACGTGCCGATCTACGCGCTCAAGACGAACACGACCTCGCAGATCCAGTCGTGCATGCGCGATCTGTTCGACCTGCCGACCATGGACGATGAAGAGCTCGCGCTGCGCGAGGCCGAGGAGGCCGTGTATCAGGTGATGCTGCACAGCAAGCCGGTCGAGCTCTCGCCGCAATCGTCTTATATCCGGCGCCTGCAGCACCAGCTGGCCGAGAAGTACGACCTGCAGTCCCGCTCGACCGGCGCCGAACCAAACCGCCGCGTCCGCGTCTTCAAGGAGGCGCTTCAATAG
- a CDS encoding Glu/Leu/Phe/Val dehydrogenase has product MMATKVENSQPQGALQTKERYAHEPGVFGEAIAYFNEAADRLDLSKTIRRILTHPSRQMIISIPFQRDNGEFEVFTGYRVQYNFARGPAKGGIRYHPGVTLDEVTALAFWMTWKCAVVDLPFGGGKGGVTCDPSKLSIGELERLTRRYTAEIIEVIGPDKDVPAPDVGTNAQTMAWVMDTVSMHLRAHTPAVVTGKPLCVGGSRGRVEATGRGVMICIEAALEKMGRQLRGQRVAVQGFGNVGSITARLLHERGAIIVGISDQFTGLHDKSGIDPNAAIEYIAQPKNTKHSLEGFPGATPVSNTQLIELDCDILVPAAIENQITEKNARHIKAFLIAEGANGPTTPEAHKILSDAGITIIPDILANAGGVTVSYFEWVQDRMGYYWRESEVNERLKDVMRENFDEVWNMAERYKAPLRQAAYMLAIRRVVDCYQTRGIYA; this is encoded by the coding sequence ATGATGGCAACCAAAGTCGAGAACAGCCAACCGCAGGGGGCGCTTCAGACCAAGGAGCGCTACGCGCACGAACCGGGAGTGTTCGGCGAGGCGATCGCCTATTTCAATGAAGCTGCCGATCGGCTCGATCTGAGCAAGACCATCCGGCGCATCCTGACCCACCCCTCGCGCCAGATGATCATCTCGATCCCGTTCCAGCGCGACAACGGCGAGTTCGAGGTCTTCACCGGCTACCGGGTCCAGTACAATTTCGCGCGCGGTCCGGCCAAGGGCGGCATCCGCTACCATCCCGGCGTGACGCTCGATGAAGTGACGGCGCTGGCGTTTTGGATGACGTGGAAATGCGCGGTGGTGGACCTCCCGTTCGGCGGCGGCAAAGGCGGCGTGACATGCGATCCTTCAAAGCTGTCGATCGGCGAGCTCGAGCGGCTGACGCGCCGCTACACGGCCGAGATCATCGAAGTGATCGGTCCTGACAAGGACGTCCCTGCCCCCGACGTCGGCACCAACGCGCAGACGATGGCCTGGGTGATGGACACGGTGTCCATGCACTTGCGCGCGCATACGCCGGCGGTGGTCACGGGCAAGCCGCTGTGCGTCGGCGGTTCGCGCGGACGCGTGGAGGCCACCGGGCGCGGCGTGATGATCTGCATCGAAGCGGCGTTGGAGAAGATGGGCAGACAGCTGCGCGGGCAGCGCGTCGCCGTGCAAGGCTTCGGCAACGTCGGCTCGATCACGGCGCGGCTGCTGCACGAGCGGGGCGCCATCATCGTCGGCATCAGCGATCAATTCACCGGCCTGCACGACAAGAGCGGCATCGACCCGAACGCCGCGATCGAATACATCGCGCAGCCGAAGAACACCAAGCACAGTCTCGAAGGTTTTCCGGGGGCGACGCCGGTGAGCAACACGCAGCTGATCGAGCTCGACTGCGACATCCTCGTGCCGGCCGCAATCGAGAACCAGATCACCGAGAAGAACGCGCGTCACATCAAGGCGTTTCTCATCGCCGAGGGCGCGAACGGTCCGACCACGCCAGAGGCCCACAAGATCCTGTCGGACGCCGGCATCACGATCATCCCCGATATCCTCGCCAACGCCGGCGGCGTGACGGTCTCGTATTTCGAGTGGGTGCAGGACCGCATGGGCTACTACTGGCGCGAGAGCGAGGTCAACGAGCGCCTCAAAGATGTGATGCGCGAGAACTTCGACGAGGTCTGGAACATGGCCGAGCGCTACAAAGCGCCGCTGCGCCAGGCGGCATACATGCTTGCCATCCGCCGCGTGGTCGACTGCTATCAGACGCGCGGCATCTACGCGTAA
- the tmk gene encoding dTMP kinase, with the protein MFVTFEGIEGAGKTTQVRLLHDYLAQTTIPFIFTREPGGTPLGERLRELLIDPLGQMSREAEALLLSASRAELVDKVIEPALDEGRIVVCDRFWDATLAYQGYGRKLPVETLMQITMFAARNLAPDLTFLLDIPVEVSRERLRGRRRTADRMEREKLDFHERVAEGYRRVAAADPGRVIMLDGTRPEDELAAQIREVVLTRRTGA; encoded by the coding sequence CTGTTCGTCACCTTCGAGGGCATCGAAGGAGCGGGCAAGACGACGCAGGTCCGCCTGTTGCACGATTATCTGGCGCAGACGACGATCCCGTTCATCTTCACGCGCGAGCCGGGCGGCACCCCGCTCGGAGAACGTTTGCGCGAACTGCTCATCGATCCGCTCGGCCAGATGTCGCGCGAAGCGGAAGCGCTGCTGCTCTCAGCCTCGCGCGCCGAGCTGGTCGACAAGGTGATCGAGCCGGCGCTCGATGAGGGCCGCATCGTCGTGTGCGACCGCTTCTGGGATGCGACGCTCGCCTACCAGGGATACGGGCGCAAGCTGCCGGTCGAGACGCTCATGCAGATCACGATGTTCGCGGCGCGCAACCTCGCGCCGGATCTGACCTTTTTGCTGGACATACCGGTGGAGGTCTCGCGCGAACGCCTGCGCGGGCGGCGGCGGACGGCCGATCGCATGGAGCGCGAGAAACTCGATTTCCACGAACGCGTCGCGGAGGGCTATCGCCGCGTGGCCGCGGCAGACCCCGGCCGCGTGATCATGCTCGACGGAACGCGACCCGAAGACGAACTGGCGGCGCAGATCCGCGAAGTCGTCTTGACGCGCCGCACGGGCGCGTAG
- the ychF gene encoding redox-regulated ATPase YchF: MSLACGIVGLPNVGKSTLFNAITRSSVAAANYPFSTIDPNVGIVPVPDPRLGVLAEIFASKQIVPSTTTFVDIAGLVRGASKGEGLGNAFLSHIREVDAIAMVVRCFEDGNVVHVEERPDALRDIDIITVELALADLATVEKRLEKARARAKADPKLAPEVNALERLSAGLNEGKPARIVARDELETALAKELSLLTAKPLLYVANVDEASLKLEPPQVAAVRARAASEQAECIVVCAKLEAELAALPPDEAEAYAKELGVEQSGLDRLIVGAYRLLNLMTFLTAGEKETRAWTIERGTKAPQAAGKIHSDIERGFIRAEIASYDDLARLRTLAAVREAGLLRSEGRDYVMQEGDVVNFKFNV; this comes from the coding sequence ATGTCGCTCGCCTGCGGCATCGTCGGACTCCCCAACGTCGGCAAGTCGACGCTCTTCAACGCGATCACGCGCAGCAGCGTCGCTGCCGCCAACTATCCGTTCAGCACCATCGATCCCAACGTCGGCATCGTGCCCGTGCCCGATCCGCGCCTCGGCGTGTTGGCGGAGATCTTCGCGAGCAAGCAGATCGTGCCGTCCACCACGACGTTCGTCGACATCGCCGGTCTGGTGCGCGGCGCATCCAAGGGCGAAGGTCTCGGCAATGCGTTTCTGTCGCACATCCGCGAAGTGGACGCCATCGCGATGGTCGTGCGCTGTTTCGAGGACGGCAACGTCGTGCACGTGGAAGAGCGGCCCGATGCGTTGCGCGACATCGACATCATCACCGTCGAGTTGGCATTGGCCGATCTTGCGACGGTGGAGAAACGGCTTGAGAAAGCGCGCGCACGCGCCAAGGCCGACCCCAAACTCGCGCCCGAGGTCAACGCGCTCGAGCGACTGAGCGCGGGATTGAACGAGGGAAAACCGGCGCGCATCGTGGCGCGCGACGAGCTCGAAACAGCGCTGGCGAAGGAGCTGTCGCTGCTCACCGCCAAGCCGCTTCTCTACGTCGCGAATGTCGATGAAGCAAGCCTGAAATTAGAGCCCCCGCAAGTCGCCGCGGTGCGAGCGCGAGCGGCGTCTGAACAGGCCGAGTGCATCGTCGTCTGCGCCAAGCTCGAGGCCGAGCTGGCGGCCCTGCCGCCCGATGAGGCCGAGGCATACGCCAAAGAACTGGGAGTGGAGCAAAGCGGCTTGGACCGGCTGATCGTCGGCGCCTACCGCCTCCTCAATCTGATGACCTTTCTCACGGCCGGCGAGAAGGAGACGCGCGCTTGGACCATCGAGCGCGGCACCAAAGCTCCGCAGGCCGCCGGCAAGATCCATAGCGACATCGAGCGCGGTTTCATCCGCGCGGAGATCGCGTCGTACGACGACCTCGCGCGCCTGCGCACTCTCGCAGCCGTCCGCGAAGCCGGGCTCTTGCGCTCCGAAGGTCGCGACTACGTGATGCAAGAGGGCGACGTCGTCAACTTCAAGTTCAACGTGTAA
- a CDS encoding GMC family oxidoreductase, whose translation MNGLDADILIVGAGAAGGVMAATLSEFTNKKIVLLEKGGYYTHEFFDQRELDMSVLYAQRGARATQDGSMPVQGGECVGGGTTVNFALCFDPRQDVWGRWRHDYGAGPFSFDRTANDLGISGLNMATCLAEVRRRINVHQAADAEVNDNNRVFAAGCKALGIPTKRFELNMVDCIGCGYCGQGCAYDRKMSTMATYVRDALRRNVQLIHHCDVESIQFAQRGNDRVPTGATATVRPTSAGSERNSVEPGPLAIGAKVVILSAGAIETPALLQRSRVPDPNQLIGSGLVLHPSLPVAGAFDHALVNYRGITGTIYSDHFYQSHGLYYECLFDHPVSASVALPGIAGDHFSLMSRYSNLAGFGAMLIDASDAHNRVTWDDAVGATAIRYRLSEDDKNRLRFAARTGVEIMLAAGAKEAVLTSEEQLPGLPSARFTNSAQARACDQLQFLPCQTFLTSAHCQATAKMGEDPKRCVVNSRGELYGSRNLIVCDASVFPTSCGANPMISVMTLARYQGRRIVGELGRYGL comes from the coding sequence GTGAACGGCCTCGATGCCGACATCCTGATCGTGGGCGCCGGCGCGGCAGGCGGCGTCATGGCCGCGACGCTCTCGGAGTTCACCAACAAGAAGATCGTGCTGCTGGAGAAGGGCGGCTACTACACCCACGAGTTCTTCGATCAGCGCGAGCTCGACATGAGCGTGCTCTACGCGCAGCGCGGCGCGCGCGCGACGCAGGACGGATCGATGCCGGTGCAAGGCGGTGAATGCGTCGGGGGCGGCACGACGGTCAACTTCGCGCTGTGCTTCGATCCGCGTCAAGACGTGTGGGGCCGCTGGCGCCACGATTACGGAGCAGGCCCGTTCTCGTTCGACCGCACCGCCAACGACTTAGGCATCAGCGGGCTCAACATGGCGACGTGCCTTGCAGAGGTGCGCCGGCGCATCAACGTGCACCAGGCCGCGGACGCCGAGGTCAACGACAACAATCGCGTGTTCGCCGCCGGGTGCAAGGCGCTTGGCATCCCCACCAAGCGTTTCGAGCTCAACATGGTGGACTGCATCGGCTGCGGCTACTGCGGCCAAGGCTGCGCGTACGATCGCAAGATGAGCACGATGGCGACCTATGTGCGCGACGCGCTGCGCCGCAACGTGCAGCTCATCCATCATTGCGACGTCGAGTCGATCCAGTTCGCGCAACGCGGCAACGACCGGGTTCCCACCGGCGCGACGGCGACGGTGCGGCCGACATCGGCCGGCTCGGAGCGCAATTCGGTCGAGCCCGGACCGCTCGCCATCGGCGCGAAGGTCGTGATCCTGAGCGCGGGCGCGATCGAGACGCCGGCGCTCTTGCAACGCTCGCGCGTGCCCGACCCGAACCAGCTCATCGGATCCGGCCTCGTGCTGCACCCGAGCTTGCCGGTCGCGGGCGCGTTCGACCATGCGCTCGTGAACTATCGCGGCATCACGGGCACCATCTACAGCGATCACTTCTATCAAAGCCACGGCTTGTATTACGAGTGCCTGTTCGATCACCCGGTCAGCGCTTCAGTCGCGCTGCCCGGCATCGCCGGCGATCATTTCTCTTTGATGTCGCGCTACTCGAATCTCGCCGGCTTCGGCGCGATGCTGATCGATGCGTCCGATGCGCATAACCGCGTCACGTGGGACGATGCGGTTGGTGCGACGGCGATCCGCTATCGCCTCAGCGAAGATGACAAGAACCGGCTGCGCTTCGCCGCGCGCACGGGGGTGGAGATCATGCTCGCCGCCGGCGCGAAAGAGGCGGTGCTGACGTCAGAAGAACAGCTTCCCGGTCTCCCAAGCGCGCGTTTCACGAACTCCGCGCAAGCGCGAGCGTGCGATCAACTGCAGTTCTTGCCGTGTCAGACGTTCCTGACGTCGGCGCACTGCCAGGCCACCGCGAAGATGGGTGAGGACCCCAAACGCTGCGTCGTCAACTCGCGCGGTGAGCTCTACGGATCCAGAAATCTCATCGTGTGCGACGCGTCGGTGTTCCCGACGTCGTGCGGCGCCAACCCGATGATCTCGGTGATGACGCTGGCGCGCTATCAGGGCAGACGGATCGTCGGGGAGCTGGGGCGATACGGCCTCTAG
- a CDS encoding S-methyl-5'-thioadenosine phosphorylase, with protein MAHSAEIGVFGGSGFYSLIDGMHEIKIETPYGAPSDVVAVGEIGGRHVAFLPRHGKTHSLPPHMINYRANLWAMKELGVQRIIGPTAAGSLQGWVKPGDFVVSDQLVDRTNARKDTFYDGPVTTHVSFAHPYCPQVRDLAIDVIGKLEIPVHERGTVVCIQGPRFSTVAESRWYASAGWEVINMTQYPEAYLARELEMCYANISLITDYDVGLEGEEGIEPVTHEGVIKVFTENNERVKLVIHEMVARMPKERTCTCGSALQGARLG; from the coding sequence ATGGCGCATTCGGCCGAGATCGGCGTCTTCGGAGGCTCAGGGTTCTACTCGCTGATCGACGGCATGCACGAGATCAAGATCGAGACGCCCTACGGCGCGCCGTCGGACGTCGTCGCGGTCGGCGAGATAGGCGGCCGGCATGTCGCATTCCTGCCGCGCCACGGCAAGACGCATTCCCTGCCGCCGCACATGATCAACTACCGCGCCAACCTGTGGGCGATGAAAGAGCTGGGCGTGCAGCGCATCATCGGGCCCACCGCGGCGGGCTCGCTGCAAGGTTGGGTGAAGCCCGGCGATTTCGTCGTCTCCGACCAGCTGGTGGACCGCACGAACGCGCGCAAGGACACGTTCTATGACGGACCGGTGACCACGCACGTCTCGTTCGCTCATCCGTACTGCCCGCAGGTGCGCGATCTCGCGATCGACGTCATCGGCAAGCTCGAGATCCCGGTGCACGAGCGCGGCACCGTGGTGTGCATCCAGGGACCGCGCTTCTCGACGGTGGCCGAGAGCCGCTGGTACGCGTCGGCCGGCTGGGAGGTCATCAACATGACCCAGTACCCGGAGGCCTATCTCGCGCGCGAACTGGAGATGTGCTACGCGAACATCTCGCTCATCACCGATTACGACGTCGGGCTTGAGGGCGAGGAGGGCATCGAGCCGGTGACCCACGAGGGCGTGATCAAAGTGTTCACCGAGAACAACGAACGCGTCAAGCTGGTGATCCACGAAATGGTGGCGCGCATGCCCAAGGAACGCACCTGCACGTGCGGCTCGGCGCTCCAAGGAGCGCGGCTGGGCTAG
- a CDS encoding bifunctional nuclease family protein — MKVDKLGIDLLTHDPVVILKDLEGRRYLPILIGAFEATAIQLALEGQAVPRPLSHDLMKSMLDSLNAKLTKIVIHDIRDSTFFAKLVLECNGEDQEIDARPSDCIALALRANAPIYVSDKIVLEESVYDKKAEEEELQRFKKYIESLKPSDFKTES, encoded by the coding sequence ATGAAAGTGGATAAGCTCGGCATCGACCTGCTCACACATGATCCAGTGGTGATACTCAAGGACTTGGAGGGCAGGCGCTACTTGCCGATTTTGATCGGAGCCTTCGAGGCCACCGCGATCCAGCTCGCGCTCGAAGGCCAGGCCGTGCCGCGTCCGCTTTCGCACGATCTCATGAAGTCGATGCTCGACAGCCTCAACGCGAAGCTGACGAAGATCGTCATTCACGACATCCGCGACAGCACGTTCTTCGCGAAGCTGGTGCTCGAGTGCAACGGCGAGGATCAGGAGATCGACGCGCGCCCCAGCGACTGCATCGCGCTCGCGTTGCGCGCCAATGCGCCCATCTACGTGAGCGACAAGATCGTCCTGGAAGAATCGGTGTACGACAAGAAGGCTGAGGAAGAAGAGCTGCAGCGCTTCAAAAAGTACATCGAAAGCCTCAAGCCCAGCGATTTCAAGACCGAGTCCTGA
- a CDS encoding AAA family ATPase, translating into MPKRKPETVVEPPPRPPAPKRFVDQEQVVEYFRRVGRDGLAHAYIFYGPRGVGKKTFAHALALTLQCENPESFPAGYCGECSACRRGLAGSSGDTIVVDEDFVRAADAFAGKQERKTSDIGIETSRRIIQLMNLKSYEGNKLVAILPDFDNVTNDATYNALLKELEEPNPGKLFLITTEHLESIIDTIRSRCALVRFDPIGEKEIERQLVAEYDVPRARAAEIARRAQGSLGDAIDELDEDAAALRAAAREWLLACLRTPDRLPPMPEFDKDDREEARRQLGEVLRQARVTARDVMVSALGNKKALFDASAAGEYQKTVSALGADAARKAADAIDAIKEADRVAGTNVAPATTFGWLQIQLRSL; encoded by the coding sequence GTGCCCAAGAGAAAGCCCGAGACGGTCGTCGAGCCGCCGCCTAGGCCGCCCGCACCCAAGCGCTTCGTCGATCAAGAGCAGGTCGTCGAGTACTTCCGGCGCGTCGGACGCGACGGTCTTGCGCATGCCTACATCTTCTACGGTCCGCGCGGCGTCGGCAAGAAGACGTTCGCTCACGCGTTGGCGCTGACGCTGCAGTGCGAGAACCCCGAGTCGTTTCCAGCCGGCTATTGCGGGGAGTGCAGCGCCTGCAGGCGCGGCTTGGCGGGCAGTTCGGGCGACACGATCGTGGTCGACGAGGACTTCGTGCGCGCGGCCGACGCGTTCGCCGGCAAGCAAGAGCGCAAGACCAGCGACATCGGGATCGAGACGAGCCGGCGCATCATCCAGCTCATGAACCTCAAGAGCTACGAGGGCAACAAGCTCGTCGCCATCCTGCCCGACTTCGACAACGTCACCAACGATGCGACGTATAACGCGCTGCTCAAGGAGCTGGAGGAGCCGAATCCCGGCAAGCTCTTCCTCATCACGACCGAGCATCTCGAGAGCATCATCGACACCATCCGGTCGCGCTGCGCACTGGTGCGCTTCGATCCCATCGGCGAGAAGGAGATCGAGCGGCAGCTCGTGGCCGAGTACGATGTGCCACGCGCGCGCGCCGCGGAGATCGCACGCCGCGCACAAGGCAGCCTCGGCGACGCGATCGACGAGCTCGACGAAGATGCCGCTGCGCTGCGCGCCGCCGCGCGCGAATGGCTGCTCGCCTGTCTGCGCACGCCGGACCGGCTGCCGCCTATGCCCGAGTTCGACAAAGACGACCGCGAAGAAGCACGGCGCCAGCTGGGCGAGGTGCTGCGCCAGGCTCGAGTGACGGCGCGAGACGTCATGGTGAGCGCGCTTGGCAACAAGAAAGCGCTCTTCGATGCGTCTGCGGCCGGCGAGTACCAGAAAACGGTAAGCGCGCTCGGCGCCGACGCCGCGCGCAAGGCGGCCGATGCCATCGATGCGATCAAGGAGGCCGACAGGGTCGCGGGAACCAACGTCGCTCCGGCCACCACGTTCGGCTGGCTCCAGATCCAATTGCGCAGCCTGTGA
- a CDS encoding mechanosensitive ion channel domain-containing protein yields the protein MQATPTPAAPAFPGAPSSAYHALLVQGYETAGALLVAFIVWRLTHAGIDRFFARRLLLRHPRISTYLQPLKSIVDIAVAVVFVLVLLDIWHINVGPAIWSAGAITAVLAFGAQWVVRDLLAGYSIFAENQFEVGDRIEILTGINSQLAGMVEAIGLRSTRIVDRHGRTVFIANGNIYAVTNLSKGVKRLEISVPLAWHDSVQNMKREILTIATGAVAGSKIDPKNLEVSLDDFSTAEASFRISIRTPDAFLDADESTVRERIAAALQTKGWLPAGEASDSTAQS from the coding sequence GTGCAAGCGACGCCGACTCCCGCCGCGCCAGCGTTTCCCGGCGCGCCCTCGTCTGCATATCACGCGCTTCTCGTCCAAGGCTACGAGACCGCGGGCGCGTTGCTCGTCGCCTTTATCGTGTGGCGCCTCACCCACGCCGGCATCGATCGCTTTTTCGCACGCCGGCTGCTGCTGCGCCATCCGCGCATCTCGACGTACCTGCAGCCGCTCAAGTCGATCGTCGACATCGCCGTCGCGGTCGTGTTCGTGCTGGTCCTGCTCGATATCTGGCATATCAACGTCGGTCCGGCGATCTGGTCGGCGGGCGCCATCACGGCCGTGCTTGCATTCGGCGCGCAGTGGGTCGTGCGCGACCTGCTGGCCGGCTACTCGATCTTCGCCGAGAACCAGTTCGAAGTCGGCGACCGCATCGAGATCCTCACCGGCATCAACAGCCAGCTCGCGGGCATGGTCGAGGCGATCGGCTTGCGCAGCACGCGCATCGTCGACCGGCACGGACGCACGGTGTTCATCGCCAACGGCAACATCTACGCCGTCACCAATCTGAGCAAAGGGGTCAAGCGGCTCGAGATCAGCGTGCCATTGGCCTGGCACGATTCGGTGCAGAACATGAAGCGCGAGATCCTGACGATCGCGACCGGTGCGGTGGCGGGCTCGAAGATCGATCCCAAGAATCTCGAGGTCTCGCTCGACGATTTCAGCACCGCCGAGGCCAGCTTTCGCATCTCCATCCGCACGCCCGACGCGTTCTTGGACGCGGACGAGAGCACCGTGCGCGAGCGCATCGCCGCGGCGCTGCAGACCAAAGGATGGCTGCCCGCCGGCGAGGCCTCCGACAGCACGGCGCAGAGCTGA